The nucleotide window AAAAGCCGTGGATTTACTCTGCCGCCGTCGGCGCCTACGCCGCGACCATGAATATCCTGCCCGGCGAAACGGCCTGCCTGGCCTGTATCTTCCCTGAGCCGCCAGGCGGCGTGGTCGAAACCTGCGACACCGCCGGCATCCTCAATGCGGCGGTGAACTTCGCCGCCTCCATCGCGGTCACCGAGGCGATGAAGCTGCTCACCGGCGCCCGGGATCAGCTTCGCCGCACCCTGCTCTCTTACGATCTCTGGACCCATGAATTTTCCGAGATAAAGACCACACGCCCATGGCCCGGCTGCCGCGCCTGCTCCGAGCGTGATTTTCCCCACCTCCGCGGCGAGGGACGGCCGCACATCACTCTTTGCGGCCGCAACTCCGTCCAGATCCACGAACACCATCGCCCTGTCGATCTCACCGCGATGGCCGAGCGCCTGCGTGCCCATGGCAACGTTCGCTCCAACAGTATGCTGCTGCGCTTCGAGCGCGGGGAGCACGTTCTTACCGTCTTCACTGATGGGCGCGCCATTATCCAGGGCACGACGGACGTCGCCCAGGCGCGCAGCCTCTATGCCCGCTTCATCGGCTCCTGATCGCGATGCTCTACGGCCCGGGTCTGGCAGACAGCCCGGGCAACCTTTCTTCCGCGGCTCGCTTCGTAACAGAAAATACCCAACGGCCTACCGACATTCGGCAGATCGGATGAACTATTCTGTTTCAACATCGACAGGCAACCCTCAGGGAGCGAGCCTTCATGGAATTCCTGCAAGACAAATGGAGCCGGGCATGAGCGCGGGCCCGGCGACACAAAAGCCGGCAGTTCAGCACATGCGCCGCAATCCACCTATCGCCGGCGAGGCCGAGGCCATTCAGGCCGCCCAGAACGGCGATGCAACTGCCTTTGAAACCCTCTATTCGCTGCACAAGCGCCGCGTCTACAGCCTCTGCCTGCGCATGCTGGGCAACGTGGCCGAAGCCGAAGACCTGACCCAGGAGGCCTTCCTCCAGCTCTACCGCAAAATCGGCACCTTCCGCGGCGATTCCGCCTTTTCCACCTGGCTGCATCGCCTTTCCGTCAATGTCGTCCTTATGCATCTGCGCAAGAAAGGCCTTCCCCAGGTCTCTCTGGAAGAAACACTCGAGCCTTCGCAGGAAGATGGACCGCGCAAAGACCTCGGTGCGCGTGATCTCATGCTCTCCGGTTCCATCGACCGCGTGACCCTGGAGCGCGCCGTCGAGAACCTGCCTCCCGGCTACCGGCTCGTTTTCGTCCTGCACGATGTCGAGGGATATGAGCATAATGAGATTGCCACCATGCTCGATTGCTCCATTGGAAACAGTAAGTCCCAACTTCATAAAGCGCGCATGAAGCTGCGCGAGCTCCTCCGTACGGGTGAGCGGAAGGAGGCTGCCGTATGACCGACACGCGCCCGGGAATCGATAATCAGGAGTGCGCTGCGTTTCAGGAAAAACTGCCTGATCTCTTCGAGTCGCAAACCGATCTTTCTTCGCTGGAACACCTGAAAACCTGCGAAAACTGCGCCGCGCTCGTTCGTGATCTGGAATACATCGCGCAACAGGCCAAACTCCTGCTGCCGATCCACGATCCCAGCCCCGCGGTCTGGAGCCGGATCGAGAACGCGATCCAACAGGATCCGCCCAGCGGCAGCAACGCGCCGGCCACCACATAGGATGTGAACCCTCTCTTGCCCGGGAAGCGCACCCACCGTTTCACGGGCGAGACAGCTTTTTCATCTCAGTGATATTCTGAGCGCGTTTCGTCACCTCGCGCACACTGAGAGCCGCTTTGCCGTTCCTTTCTTTCTCTTCCGACCTTTATTTTCTCCAGCGGAGCGCCTGCTAGCGTATGTCGCACGCCGCCCCTCTTCCCCGCTCCTCGCAGGATGCCGCCTCCCCGGACACGCCACTGCTGCCTCAAGGCGTAATGCGCACCTACCTGCTGGTCAATGTCCTCTTCCTGCTTTGGGGCATTCCCAACAACCTGAATGACGTCCTCATCCGCCAGTTCATGAAGTCTTTCGAGCTCAATCGGCTCGAGGCTGGCCTGGTCCAGTTCGCCTTCTATCTCGGATATTTCCTGCTCGCACTTCCCGCCGGCATTCTCATGCGCCGCAAAGGATACAAGGCCGGCTTCCTTACCGGTCTCATCCTTTTCGCCAGCGGATGCTTCCTCTTCCTGCCGGCTGCGGAAATGGGCCGATACAGCTTCTTTCTCGGCGCGCTCTTTGTCGTAGCCAGCGGTCTTGCTTTCCTGGAAACAGCGGGCAGTCCCTTTGTCGCCCAGCTTGGCCCCAGCGCGACTGCCGAGCGCCGCCTGAATATCTCTGCCGCCTTCAATCCCACCGGTTCGATCCTCGGCGTGGTCGTCGGGAATCTCTTCATCTTTTCGGGCGTCGAACTCTCCCATACGCAGGTCGCCACCATGCAGGCCGCCGGCACCTACGCCGCTTATCTCCATAAAGAGACGCTGCGCGTCGTCGCTCCCTATCTCGTCCTTGGCGTCATCGCCCTGGTCTGGGCCGGTCTGATCGCCGCCACGCGCTTCCCTGCCTTTATCACGGCGCGGGAACACAAGGCCGAGGTCGCCGGCAACTGGCGCGACCTGCTGCGCGAAAAGCATTTCCTCCATTCACTCCTCGCCCAGTTCGCCTATGTCGGCGCACAGGTCGGCACCTGGAGCTACCTGATCCAGTACGCCCACGACTATGCGCATACCCCCGACCGCACCTCGGGATGGCTGCTTACCGGCACCCTGATCGCCTTCGCCATCGGCCGCATCGTCTCGTCGTGGCTCATGCGTTTCTTCAATCCCACGCGTCTCATGGCCATCTACGCCATCGCCAATGCGATTCTCCTGGTCCTGGCACTGGCTCGCCCTGGCTGGATCGGATTGGGCGCGATCCTGCTCACCAGCTTCTTCATGTCGGTGATGTTCCCCACCATCTTCGGTCTCGGCCTCAAGGATCTCGGCCCCAACACGAACATCGCAGGCTCGCTGCTGGTCATGACCATCATCGGCGGAGCGCTTCTCACGCTGCTCATGGGCTGGCTGGCCGATCACTTCCACAGCACGGCGATCGCCTATGCCGTGCCACTGGTCTGCTATCTGATCGTGCTCCAGTTCTGCACCGCCATGACGCGTTATACCCGCCAGCGGCTTACCGTCTCTACGTTCGAGATATAGCCCGCATATCCGTCCCGGTGGCATAGTATGGCTAACAAGCTCAGCATCATCTGAAGCCGTTTTTGTATCCGAGGAGAACCATTAAGGTGGCCACAAAAAGCAAAGCCCAGGCGGCTGCCCGCTACACGACACCGGCTCTGGAAAAGGGCCTCGATATCCTCGAGCTCTTCGCATCGACTTCCGAGGAGCTTACCAAGCGCGAGGTCGCACGCCGACTCGGCCGCAGCGTCTCCGAGATCTTCCGCATGCTCGTCTGCCTGGAGCAGCGCGGCTATCTTGCCCAGACGCCCGATGAAGATCGCCTCCGCCTCACGCTGAAGCTCTTCCGTCTCGCGCAGGAACATCCACCGGTCCGCCGCCTCACCGAAAAAGCGCTGCCTGTCATGCACGAGCTCGCGCACCATACGAACCAGTCCTGCCATCTCGGTGTGCTCGACAGCTACGAGGTCATCATCGTCGCGCAGGTCGATGCTCCGACCAGCACTGGTTTCTATGTCAAAGCGGGCTCACACGTCGACCTGATGGAGGCCGCCACCGGCCACGTCATCCTCTCGCACCAGCGGCCGGAGATGCGCCGCCGAGCGATCGACGCATGGAAGCATGCGAGCAACAGCCCCCTCCCCGACGACCTCGACGCGCACCTGCAGCGCATCCGGCGCCGCGGCTATGAAGAACGTCCCAGCTACCAGGTCGCGGGTGTCACCAACGTCAGCTACCCCATCCTCGATGCGCAGGGCTATGCCATCGCCGCGCTCACCGTGCCCTTCCTCAAGCGCGTGCACGATGCCACCACTGTCCGCGACGTCCGCACCCACCTCGAAGAAGCCGCACGGCAACTATCCAAAGAAATCGGCGGCCTATAGGCCGCCGCGCATTTGTAACCATTTCACTTCTAAATCCGGCTCTTCCACACCCTAATCGGTGTGGAATACCTCTTCGAGCCCTGCCCACCATGCGCCCGACTCACGGTCTTCAAAGGGTTCCTGCATGGGATCCATCCACTTCCACCACTCCTGCGTCTTCGGACACTCTGCCATCTTCGCCATATCGGCAGCGTGATCCTCGCCGATGTACTCGTAGTAGGCAAACAGCACGCCGTTCCGCAGAAAGATGGTGTAATTCCGGATATTGCAATCGTGGATGGTCTTCAATACCTCCGGCCATACCGCGGCGTGAGCCTTCCGATACTCCGCTTCATGCTCCGGCCGCAGCCGGATGATCTGCCCGTAACGCTTCATTCCTTCTCCTCCGGCTGTACGGTGGCAATCTCCAGGCCGCCCCGAGCACTCGACTCGTAGAGCGCCTCAACCAGCCGCATGGTTTCATAACCGTCATCGTAATGGGTCGGCAGCGTCGCCACCGAGCCCTCTACGTACGCCTGCAGATGCCCCATGGTACCCATGAAGGCATCTGGGAAATTGTTGCCGCTTACCGGCAAATGCTGCCACTCAGCAGCCTCGTTGCCCCGCGGCGCATACTCCGCGGTATCGGGACGCCCCTTCGGATAATCGAGATTCAACCCCATCGAAATGCGCGCCGCACCCGCCGTCCCCTCCCACTGCACAAAGCTGTGCTGGTGCTCGGGACCGAACTGATGGCTGTGATTCGTCGCTACGAAAACACGCATCGATTCGCCGTAGTCGAGAATGGCCACGGTCTTTGTCGCCGCCAACTGCGCCGTCTGCGGACTCTTCACGGTCTTCGCCATCACCCGCAGCGGATTGCCCAGCCAGGAGCGAATCAGATCGAAGTAGTGAATGCTGTGATAAAGAATCTCGAGCCGCGGGGCAGTTGCGAGAAAGCTCCATAACTGCCACGGCGTGTACGTCCGCGTCTGCACTTCGAGGTCATGAATCTCGCCCAGCAGCCCGGCATCGTCCAGTTTGCGCACCGCAAGATTGTTCGGCGAATAGCGCAGAGAGAAGTTCACCGAAGCCGTCAGCCCCTTGTCCCGGCAGATCTGCCGGATCGCCGCTGCTTCGGCCAGCGTCTCTCCCATCGGCTTCTGCATCAGCACTGCAGAGCCATCCGGCAACTGCGGCAGAATCGCCGTCAGCTGCGAGGCAGGCACCGCTACGTCGAAGACCGCATCCGACGGCGCAAATTTGACCGCCTCGGCTACGGAACCGAATGAAGCTCCGATGCCGTGCTCTTTTGCGACAGAGGCTGCGCGCTCCGCAACCGTATCCATCATGCCAATCACCGGGAACCCGGCTTTTGTGTATGCAGGCAGGTGCGCCGCCTGCACAATCCCGCCTGCGCCAATCACCACAATTGGGTGCGGCTTGCGCGGCCGTGGCATCTCAATCGCCAAAGTATCCGGCAGTTTCTGTTTCTGATCCAACGTCATCTCCACATTCCAGCCTACGCCGTCTCCAGCACCAGCACTGTTGCCACCGGATCAAGCGCCTTTCCCGGCAGCGTCACTTCGATGGCGCTGCCATCGTGCGTCACCTTCAGCGGCTTACGATCCGCCAGCAGATAAGCGTCCGTCACTGAGCGGGGCACAGAGGCAAGCTGGAAGCTTTCGCCCGGCCATTCCAGCAGATGGATGTAGATCCGGTCCACCTTGGTCGTTGAGCGCCACTTCCACTCCGGAATAAACTTCGCGCTGCCGTCCTTCTCTTTCTCTGTCGTGGAAAAAGAGCCGGCCTCCGCACCGAAGAGCGTCGGCGTCGTGCCATAAATCGACTCGCCGTTGACCTTCAGCCAGCGGCCCATCGCTTCCAGCCGTTCGAGTTCCGCCTCAGGGACTTCCCCCGTCGACTTCGGACCGATATTCAGCAGGTAATTGCCGCCCTTGCTGGCAATGTCGATCAGGTTGTGCAGCAGGGTCTCGGTACTCTTGAAGTTCGTATCGTCCGTCTTGTAGCCCCAGGTGCCGTTCATCGTCATGCACGACTCCCAGTCCTTGCCCGGATATCCATTCGCTGGAATGTACTGCTCCGGCGTCTCCGTATCGCCGCTGTAGCCGCCGCCCAGGCGGTTGTTCCAGATCAGTTTCGGATGCTGGTTCAGCACCTTCACCACTTCCCCTGCCAGCTCCGGTGTCATATCCGAGCTAGGAGTATCGAACCAGAGGATCGCCGGAGCTTCGCCATAATTCGTCAGCAACTCCTGAATCTGCGGAATCGACTTGCGGTGCAGATAATCGGCAAAGCTGCCGTCCTGTGCCGGATCCCAGTGGTATGTCGGCGGCTTGTGATCGCCAGTCTGATACGCCGCTCCGCCGGGAGCGGTCCAGTCCTGATCCTGCGAGTAGTAAAAGCCCAGCTTCATGCCCTGCTTCCGGCACTCCGCCGCAAGCGCCTTGAGAGGGTCCTTCTTATACGGGGTCGCGTCGACGATGTTGAAAGGATCGGCCTTCGACGCAAACATGGCGAAGCCCTCATGGTGCTTCGCCGTGATCACGATGTACTTCATGCCCGCCGTCTTCGCCAGCGTCACCACGCGCTCCGCGCTGAACTCTGTCGGGTTGAACTGCGGGGCCAGCGCTTTGTAGTCCGCAACCGGAACGGAAGCATCGATCATGAGCCACTCTCCCGCGCCGGGCACTTCCTTTCCATTCCAGCGTCCTGCAGGAATCGAATACAGTCCCCAGTGGATAAACATGCCGAAGCGCGCCTCGCGGAACCAGTGCATGCGTGCATCGCGCTCCGCTTTCGTCTCCGTATCCTGGATCGACGGCACCGGATGCTTCTTCGTCGTGTCGATGTGGTCACCTTTCAACTGCGACCAGGCCTGCTTTCCACCGACCGCGACACCTGTCGCCGCCAGCACCATGCCCTTTGAAAACCTTCGCCTCGACACTTTCATGCGCTTCTCCTCTGCGTCGTCTACGCCACCGGTCCTGCCTGCGGCAACTCGGAACCACTGTATCATGAGCAAGATAGACGCTTCACAGGCGGAACGCGCCCATTCTCTCCGGCAACCGCTTCCCGCCCATCCCAACCTATAATGACCAGCAGCAATATGTCCGCTACTCCAGCTCCGCAACGCATCGTCCTCATCGGCTTCATGGGAGCCGGCAAGTCCACCACCGGCCGCCTGCTGGCCAGTGCCCTCGGCTGGCGTTTCGTCGACTCTGACGATCTCATCGAGGCCCGCGTCGGACATACCATTGCCGAAATCTTCACGACGCAGGGAGAAGACGCATTCCGCGCCCTCGAGTCCGAAGTCATTCGCCAACAGTGCTGCGAGCAGCACCTCGTCCTTGCCCTGGGCGGAGGCGCAATCGAACACCCCTCTACGCGCGAACACCTGCACACATTGCCTGACACGCACATCGTTTATCTCGAAGCTCCGCTCGACGTCATGGTGGCCCGCTGCCTGGAGCAGCCGGGAGCTGCCATCCGCCCGGTCCTCGCCGACCGAGTTCGCCTGGCCCATCGCTTCACCTCGCGTATCCCGCATTACCGCACCGCACATCTCACCGTCGCAACCGCTCATCTCACTCCGGAACAGGTTGTAGAACGCATCTTAGCGGCGCTGGGCGGAACACCGTTCGAACCGGCCCCCTCCGCCGCCGGGGAGAATCTACCCACACGATGAACATCCAGCGAGAAGCCGCTCTTGCGGCCCAGCGCGCGAATGAAACCAGCGCCCCCAGAATCCCTTCTCCCCGCGCGCATATCCTCTTTGCCTTCGGTGTCGCTCTCGCGCTTTACACTGCCTGGCATGTCCGCGAAGAACTTGTTCTGCTCTACGTCAGCGCGCTCTTCGCTGTGGTCCTCATGCCTGTCGTCCGCTTGATCACCGGTCTGCACATCGGACGCTGGTCACCGGGCCGCGGTTTGGCCATTCTGCTGCTGCTCATTGTCGTCGCCGGGGCGGCCACGCTCTTTTTCGCCTTCGCCCTGCCGCCGGTCATCCGCGACCTGCATGAGTTCCTCCGCGAACTGCCCACGCGCGGACCGCAGCTGCTCGCACGGATTCGCAAGCTGCCTTTTGCCCAGCGCGTCGATGTGAATTCGCTCAACGCCAAGCTGCAGGATTTTGCCTCGAATTTTGCCACTTACCTCTTCTATTCCATCAAAAACTGGGCTGGAGCCCTCGCTCAGATCGTCACCGGCGTTATCCTGACCATCTACTTCATGCTCGAAGGCGAGACCGCCTATCGCTGGCTGCTCTCGTTCTTCCCCGTCGAGCAGAGACAGCGCCTCGATACCACGCTGGCGCGGGCCGAGGTCAGGATGGGCAAGTGGCTCCTCGGCCAGGGACTCCTGATGCTCATCCTTGGAGTCTGCAGCACAGTCACCTACAGCCTGCTGCACATCCGCTACGCTTATGCGCTCGGAGTCCTCACCGGCCTGCTCAACATCATCCCGTTTGTCGGTGCGCTGATCTCCATCTGCCTGGCGATCCTGGTCGCAGCCATCGACTCCTGGGGGCATGTGATCGGAGTAGCCATCTTCTACGCCATTTACTCCCAGGTGGAAACTTCCGTTCTCACCCCGCGTATCATGCGCACCAGTGTCGATCTCGCCGGCCTCGCAGTCATTGTCGCCCTGCTCCTCGGCTCTGCTCTGGCTGGAGTCATTGGTGCCATGGTCGCCGTACCGACCGCCGTTCTTGTTGCCGTACTGCTGAATGAATATGCCGTCAAGCCAGACGCCATCATCGAGACACCACAAACGCTGAAATAAGAGCCGGACTGAACCTCCCACACCTCACCTCCACAGGCTCCGGAGCGGCTACGTTAAAATGAGGAGTTGCCACCTCATGCCTCCTGCCTCCACCAGTCCCGTGATTGCTTCGCCTGACGTGAAGGCAGACGAGCCGGAGCCAGCTCCGGTCATGCGGCAGACGCGTGCTACCGCAGCCGGAGCCGCTGCCGCCCGTATCGCCGACTACCGCGAGCTGTTCAAGGATCGCGTCACCCTCATGGTGATGCTCACCGCCTGGGCCGGCTTCTATCTCGCTTCCATGCGCTCGGGGATCAGCAGCGTGCAGCCTGGCCTCGTCGAAGCGCTGGTGGGCATCGGTCTCGTCTCTGCCGGGTCGGCAGCGCTGAATGAATGCATGGAGCGCCGTCACGACGCGAAGATGATCCGCACAGCGAATCGTCCTCTGCCTTCGGGACGCATCAGCCTTGCGCATGGCCTGCTGCTTGGCTTCGGAGCGGTCATCGCAGGCTCCGTCTGGCTCATCCATGCGACCAATTTCATCACCACCGTGCTCACGCTGAGCACCGCATTCAGCTATGTCGCCATCTATACGCCGCTCAAACGCTACACCAGCCTCGCCACCTTCATCGGAGCCTTCCCCGGCGCCATGGGCCCGCTGCTGGGCTGGACCGCGGTCCGCGGGGCCATCGAGTGGCCTGCGGTTTCGCTCTTTGCCATTCTCTTTGTCTGGCAGTTCCCTCACTTCATGGCGATTTCATGGCTCTATCGCGAGGACTACGGCCGCGCCGGTATCCGCATGCTGCCCGTCGTCCAGCCCGACGGCTGGTCCACCGTACTGGAAGCCGTGACCTACGCCATCCTGATGATCCCCGTCAGCCTCGCGCCGGTGTATCTGCATGTCGCAGGCCCGATCTATGGCGTCATCGCTACCATCCTCGGCATCGTTTACCTGGCCTACACCATCCGCTTCGGACGCATCACCCGCGCCCGCTCACATACGGAATCGAAGATGTACGCCCGCGATCTGCTCAAGGTCAGCGTGATCTATCTTCCCCTGCTGCTCACCGCCCTCATGCTCAATGCGCGGGCCAAATAATTTCATGACGTCGGAGAATGCCAGCCATGTCCACGGCCGTTGATCCTCGCCAGCCCGGAACACCCGGCAGGACCATTGCCACCATCATCGCCGTCAGCGCCGCCGCCAGCGCATTCATCTGCTGGCTGGTTTATTTCCACGTGCCCGCGGATGCGGGGGGCGAACACTTCCGTTTCCTGCCTGCGGTCAATGCTGTACTGAATGCCCTCAGCACCGTGGCCCTGCTCTTTGGCTTCTATTACATCAAGCAGCACAAGATCCTCCAGCATCGCCGCTCCATGCTGACGGCGTTCTTTTTCTCCTCGATCTTTCTGGTCTCCTACCTGACCAATTTCGCTCTGCACGGCGAAACGAAGTTCAACCGTCATAATCCGCTCTGGGGCTTCTACTGGAAGCTGCTGCTCTCGCATATCCTGCTCTCGGTCGTAGCGCTGCCCATCATTCTCATCACCTTCTTTTTCTCGCTCAGCGGACGCATTCCGGCTCATCGCCGCATTGCGCGCTGGACCTTCCCCATCTGGCTCTACGTCTCGATCACCGGCGTGCTCGTGTACGCCATGCAGGCTGCCTGCCGCTAACGCGATTACCGAGGAGTCTTATGTCGCACGCCGTCATGGAACAGGAACCCGAACGCCAGCCTGAGAGCCAGGCACAGGATGCTGTGCCGGCGCATATCTCGCTTGAGCGTCCGGGCGACCTCAATGACGACGGCACGCGTCAGCTCCTCCGCGCCGGAGCCGGTATTCTCGCCGTGGGAACCCTCGCCGCGCTGCTGACCGTCAGCATCCTGGGCGGCATCGGCCCGCAGGGACCGCACACCAACGCCGGGTGGCTTGCCCTGATGGTCGCGCTCATGTGCTGGCCCTTCGGCTCGCTCTGTTTCCTGCTCGGAGCCGCCAAGTGGCTCCGCAACCGCCACATTTCCAGCCAGGGCACTGGGCACGGCCGTAACCGGCGATAGCGTTTCGGCTATCCCAATTCCCTCTCCCCTACGCCCTATTTGTTATCCTTCTCAAGATAGAAAGCGTCCTTCAGCGGCGCAGTGATTGGAGCTCATCGACCCCATGGCCAAGACAGTCAACAAAGTCATTCTCCTCGGCAACGTCGGCAAGGACCCGGAAATCCGCGCAACCGCGGGGGGATCCTTCGTCGCCAGCTTTTCGCTGGCCACCACCGACCGCAGCAAGGATCAGTCCGGCAACTGGACAGACCGCACCGAGTGGCACAACCTCGTCGCCTTCCAGCGCAC belongs to Silvibacterium dinghuense and includes:
- a CDS encoding ThiF family adenylyltransferase is translated as MNAVPEHTAQARDTRERYSRQILFRGIGATGQERLTAGHVAVVGCGATGAAAAGLLARAGVGTLTLIDRDYVEESNLQRQVLFDEQDVAEALPKAEAARRKIARFNSEAVVHAHVADLAPANIHELLGSAELVLDATDNFETRYLLNDYAVEQQKPWIYSAAVGAYAATMNILPGETACLACIFPEPPGGVVETCDTAGILNAAVNFAASIAVTEAMKLLTGARDQLRRTLLSYDLWTHEFSEIKTTRPWPGCRACSERDFPHLRGEGRPHITLCGRNSVQIHEHHRPVDLTAMAERLRAHGNVRSNSMLLRFERGEHVLTVFTDGRAIIQGTTDVAQARSLYARFIGS
- a CDS encoding RNA polymerase sigma factor is translated as MSAGPATQKPAVQHMRRNPPIAGEAEAIQAAQNGDATAFETLYSLHKRRVYSLCLRMLGNVAEAEDLTQEAFLQLYRKIGTFRGDSAFSTWLHRLSVNVVLMHLRKKGLPQVSLEETLEPSQEDGPRKDLGARDLMLSGSIDRVTLERAVENLPPGYRLVFVLHDVEGYEHNEIATMLDCSIGNSKSQLHKARMKLRELLRTGERKEAAV
- the fucP gene encoding L-fucose:H+ symporter permease translates to MSHAAPLPRSSQDAASPDTPLLPQGVMRTYLLVNVLFLLWGIPNNLNDVLIRQFMKSFELNRLEAGLVQFAFYLGYFLLALPAGILMRRKGYKAGFLTGLILFASGCFLFLPAAEMGRYSFFLGALFVVASGLAFLETAGSPFVAQLGPSATAERRLNISAAFNPTGSILGVVVGNLFIFSGVELSHTQVATMQAAGTYAAYLHKETLRVVAPYLVLGVIALVWAGLIAATRFPAFITAREHKAEVAGNWRDLLREKHFLHSLLAQFAYVGAQVGTWSYLIQYAHDYAHTPDRTSGWLLTGTLIAFAIGRIVSSWLMRFFNPTRLMAIYAIANAILLVLALARPGWIGLGAILLTSFFMSVMFPTIFGLGLKDLGPNTNIAGSLLVMTIIGGALLTLLMGWLADHFHSTAIAYAVPLVCYLIVLQFCTAMTRYTRQRLTVSTFEI
- a CDS encoding IclR family transcriptional regulator yields the protein MATKSKAQAAARYTTPALEKGLDILELFASTSEELTKREVARRLGRSVSEIFRMLVCLEQRGYLAQTPDEDRLRLTLKLFRLAQEHPPVRRLTEKALPVMHELAHHTNQSCHLGVLDSYEVIIVAQVDAPTSTGFYVKAGSHVDLMEAATGHVILSHQRPEMRRRAIDAWKHASNSPLPDDLDAHLQRIRRRGYEERPSYQVAGVTNVSYPILDAQGYAIAALTVPFLKRVHDATTVRDVRTHLEEAARQLSKEIGGL
- a CDS encoding L-rhamnose mutarotase; protein product: MKRYGQIIRLRPEHEAEYRKAHAAVWPEVLKTIHDCNIRNYTIFLRNGVLFAYYEYIGEDHAADMAKMAECPKTQEWWKWMDPMQEPFEDRESGAWWAGLEEVFHTD
- a CDS encoding Gfo/Idh/MocA family protein, which encodes MDQKQKLPDTLAIEMPRPRKPHPIVVIGAGGIVQAAHLPAYTKAGFPVIGMMDTVAERAASVAKEHGIGASFGSVAEAVKFAPSDAVFDVAVPASQLTAILPQLPDGSAVLMQKPMGETLAEAAAIRQICRDKGLTASVNFSLRYSPNNLAVRKLDDAGLLGEIHDLEVQTRTYTPWQLWSFLATAPRLEILYHSIHYFDLIRSWLGNPLRVMAKTVKSPQTAQLAATKTVAILDYGESMRVFVATNHSHQFGPEHQHSFVQWEGTAGAARISMGLNLDYPKGRPDTAEYAPRGNEAAEWQHLPVSGNNFPDAFMGTMGHLQAYVEGSVATLPTHYDDGYETMRLVEALYESSARGGLEIATVQPEEKE
- a CDS encoding alpha-L-fucosidase, translated to MKVSRRRFSKGMVLAATGVAVGGKQAWSQLKGDHIDTTKKHPVPSIQDTETKAERDARMHWFREARFGMFIHWGLYSIPAGRWNGKEVPGAGEWLMIDASVPVADYKALAPQFNPTEFSAERVVTLAKTAGMKYIVITAKHHEGFAMFASKADPFNIVDATPYKKDPLKALAAECRKQGMKLGFYYSQDQDWTAPGGAAYQTGDHKPPTYHWDPAQDGSFADYLHRKSIPQIQELLTNYGEAPAILWFDTPSSDMTPELAGEVVKVLNQHPKLIWNNRLGGGYSGDTETPEQYIPANGYPGKDWESCMTMNGTWGYKTDDTNFKSTETLLHNLIDIASKGGNYLLNIGPKSTGEVPEAELERLEAMGRWLKVNGESIYGTTPTLFGAEAGSFSTTEKEKDGSAKFIPEWKWRSTTKVDRIYIHLLEWPGESFQLASVPRSVTDAYLLADRKPLKVTHDGSAIEVTLPGKALDPVATVLVLETA
- a CDS encoding shikimate kinase; amino-acid sequence: MSATPAPQRIVLIGFMGAGKSTTGRLLASALGWRFVDSDDLIEARVGHTIAEIFTTQGEDAFRALESEVIRQQCCEQHLVLALGGGAIEHPSTREHLHTLPDTHIVYLEAPLDVMVARCLEQPGAAIRPVLADRVRLAHRFTSRIPHYRTAHLTVATAHLTPEQVVERILAALGGTPFEPAPSAAGENLPTR
- a CDS encoding AI-2E family transporter — translated: MNIQREAALAAQRANETSAPRIPSPRAHILFAFGVALALYTAWHVREELVLLYVSALFAVVLMPVVRLITGLHIGRWSPGRGLAILLLLIVVAGAATLFFAFALPPVIRDLHEFLRELPTRGPQLLARIRKLPFAQRVDVNSLNAKLQDFASNFATYLFYSIKNWAGALAQIVTGVILTIYFMLEGETAYRWLLSFFPVEQRQRLDTTLARAEVRMGKWLLGQGLLMLILGVCSTVTYSLLHIRYAYALGVLTGLLNIIPFVGALISICLAILVAAIDSWGHVIGVAIFYAIYSQVETSVLTPRIMRTSVDLAGLAVIVALLLGSALAGVIGAMVAVPTAVLVAVLLNEYAVKPDAIIETPQTLK
- the cyoE gene encoding heme o synthase, whose amino-acid sequence is MPPASTSPVIASPDVKADEPEPAPVMRQTRATAAGAAAARIADYRELFKDRVTLMVMLTAWAGFYLASMRSGISSVQPGLVEALVGIGLVSAGSAALNECMERRHDAKMIRTANRPLPSGRISLAHGLLLGFGAVIAGSVWLIHATNFITTVLTLSTAFSYVAIYTPLKRYTSLATFIGAFPGAMGPLLGWTAVRGAIEWPAVSLFAILFVWQFPHFMAISWLYREDYGRAGIRMLPVVQPDGWSTVLEAVTYAILMIPVSLAPVYLHVAGPIYGVIATILGIVYLAYTIRFGRITRARSHTESKMYARDLLKVSVIYLPLLLTALMLNARAK
- a CDS encoding DUF420 domain-containing protein; this translates as MSTAVDPRQPGTPGRTIATIIAVSAAASAFICWLVYFHVPADAGGEHFRFLPAVNAVLNALSTVALLFGFYYIKQHKILQHRRSMLTAFFFSSIFLVSYLTNFALHGETKFNRHNPLWGFYWKLLLSHILLSVVALPIILITFFFSLSGRIPAHRRIARWTFPIWLYVSITGVLVYAMQAACR